One genomic region from Phragmites australis chromosome 1, lpPhrAust1.1, whole genome shotgun sequence encodes:
- the LOC133928062 gene encoding photosynthetic NDH subunit of subcomplex B 5, chloroplastic-like, with the protein MSSNLVSATSASPSAAAATARHHHEGVQQLRVKVVRPQRQLHGGCRGGNGRGRAVVARAGPGALTEIEPDLQEDPIDRWRTNGVSPEDFEYGVYDGHHTYHEGQDKKGFWEDVSEWYQEAEPPQGFQALISWAFPPAIILGMAFNVPGEYLYIGAALFIIVFCIIEMDKPDKAHNFEPEIYMMERSARDKLIADYNSMDIWDFNEKYGELWDFTVNNREEIVES; encoded by the exons ATGAGCAGCAACCTGGTGTCCGCCACCTCTGCATCACCATCTGCAGCAGCCGCTACTGCTCGTCATCACCATGAGGGAGTGCAGCAGCTGAGGGTAAAGGTGGTGCGGCCACAGCGGCAGCTgcacggcggctgccgcggaGGCAATGGCAGAGGCAGAGCTGTGGTGGCGAGGGCCGGCCCGGGGGCGCTGACGGAGATAGAGCCGGACCTGCAGGAGGACCCCATCGACCGGTGGCGCACCAACGGCGTCAGCCCG GAGGACTTTGAGTATGGGGTGTATGATGGCCACCACACCTATCATGAAGGCCAAG ACAAGAAGGGCTTCTGGGAGGATGTCTCAGAGTGGTATCAAGAAGCTGAGCCTCCTCAGGGTTTTCAAG CACTAATCTCCTGGGCGTTTCCTCCTGCAATCATCCTTGGCATGGCTTTCAATGTACCG GGGGAGTACCTCTACATTGGAGCAGCTCTCTTCATCATCGTGTTCTGCATCATCGAGATGGACAAGCCAGACAAGGCACACAACTTTGAGCCGGAGATCTACATGATGGAGAGATCGGCGCGGGACAAGCTCATCGCCGACTACAACTCCATGGACATCTGGGACTTCAACGAGAAGTACGGCGAGCTCTGGGACTTCACCGTCAACAACAGGGAAGAGATCGTGGAATCGTAG
- the LOC133928094 gene encoding serine/threonine-protein kinase-like protein ACR4 gives MSGLLAAALGGAAGGLALVGIVIVVIVLCLQHRRRTSDSSESSSSGPALPESQGARCLTLEELNSATRNFSSVILIGHGMFGEVYKGLLQDGTMVAVKRRHSPPSQELIQEVNYLSSLRHRNLVNLLGYCQENGMQMLVYEYVPNGSVSTYLHGNSSAPGVRLEFKQRLSIAHGTAKGLSHLHSLTPPAIHMNFKTANVLVDEDFVPKVADTGIPGLLDRLGGTGPSSRISNDPFLDPRLKESTNFSIQSDVYSFGVFLVELVSGRRAVSDQSIIQWVQNFQESSDISAFADDRMTSGFTSESMKELLRLTSWCVNPLSEQRPSMSLVEAEIHRIREQEIRLTTVMTESTPTVTLGSQLFTTSR, from the exons ATGTCAGGGCTTCTTGCAGCAGCTCTAGGAGGTGCTGCTGGAGGCTTGGCACTAGTAGGTATTGTCATAGTTGTAATAGTACTTTGCTTACAGCATCGCAGAAGAACTTCAGACTCTTCAGAAAGTAGTTCATCAGGTCCAGCTCTACCAG AGTCGCAGGGAGCAAGATGTCTGACTTTGGAGGAATTAAATTCAGCTACAAGGAACTTCAGCAGTGTGATTCTTATTGGACATGGAATGTTTGGAGAGGTATACAAGGGTTTGCTCCAGGATGGCACAATGGTAGCTGTTAAAAGACGGCATTCTCCTCCTAGCCAGGAACTTATTCAAGAG GTTAATTACCTATCATCTCTCCGTCATCGTAACCTTGTAAACCTTTTGGGGTACTGCCAGGAGAACGGCATGCAGATGCTTGTTTATGAGTATGTCCCCAATGGCAGCGTTTCAACATATTTACATG GTAACAGCAGTGCTCCAGGTGTAAGGCTAGAATTCAAGCAGAGACTTTCTATTGCTCATGGAACTGCTAAAG GCCTGAGTCACCTGCATTCGCTGACACCCCCTGCGATCCATATGAACTTCAAAACGGCCAATGTACTTGTGGATGAGGATTTCGTACCCAAAGTTGCAGATACTGGGATTCCAGGCTTGCTTGATCGACTCGGTGGTACAGGACCGTCTTCCAGAATATCTAATGATCCTTTCCTTGATCCTCG ATTGAAGGAATCCACAAACTTCTCCATACAAAGCGATGTATACAGTTTTGGTGTGTTCCTTGTGGAGTTGGTTAGTGGACGGAGAGCTGTTTCTGATCAAAGCATCATTCAATGG GTACAGAACTTTCAGGAATCAAGTGATATCTCTGCATTTGCAGATGACAGAATGACTAGTGGCTTCACCTCAGAAAGCATGAAGGAATTGCTGCGCTTGACATCGTGGTGCGTGAATCCATTGAGCGAGCAGCGTCCATCGATGAGCTTGGTGGAGGCTGAAATACATCGGATACGCGAGCAAGAGATCAGGTTGACGACGGTCATGACAGAAAGCACCCCAACTGTGACTCTAGGCAGTCAGCTCTTCACAACATCCAGGTGA